In Necator americanus strain Aroian chromosome IV, whole genome shotgun sequence, the following proteins share a genomic window:
- a CDS encoding hypothetical protein (NECATOR_CHRIV.G16540.T2) has translation MENDLKEELNRRMRAAWTAFAAVREATDQLADQDLRAHLFDSTLLPALCYAAETWADTAATSRKLLTTHRALERCLLKFNRRTQHLAGVCSSDLKGMSRLRDPAEYVSKANHRWAGHIMRKIDDRWA, from the coding sequence atggaaaatgatttgaaggaagaactgaatagaagaatgagagcagcatggacagcattcgcagccgtcagggaagctacggaccaactggcggaccaagatcttcgtgcccatctgttcgactcgacacttcttccagcgctctgttacgcagcagagacgtgggcagacaccgcggccacgtctaggaagctacttactacccacagagcccttgaaagatgtctcctgaagtttaaccggcgcacacaacacctagccggtgtttgcagctccgacttaaaaggaatgtcccgtcttcgcgacccagcggaatatgtatcgaaagcaaatcatagatgggccggtcacatcatgagaaaaatcgacgatagatgggcttaa